A region of the Theileria equi strain WA chromosome 4 map unlocalized gcontig_1105316255039, whole genome shotgun sequence genome:
acattttCAATGTTGCATACGACCTGAGTAACTGCGAGCTTCTCACCAGAACCACCCTCTTTGGCCTTTGGTACAGGTTTCTTTTTTGTCTCAAGCTTGTCCTTCTTTGGGTGATGCTTAGACTCCGGACTCTTCGCCTTGGTTTTTATGGGCTTTTGGTCTGTGGTTGGTTTTTTTGAGCCATTTGAATTGGCCTTGACTGGGTTGACTGGAGTAGAGACTCCATTACTAGGTTTAGCTGCATCGTTATCCCTTTTGTGTTTATGGACATAACgttcttgttcttcctgCGGTCTTTTGTATATGTTTCATGAGGCGAAGAAGCATACACGAGAAATTAGACAACGTACCGGTGGTGTGTATCCGGGTTTGACCttaatcttcttcctcaatGTCCCATCCGGCCTTTTTGTGGGTAAAATAAACTTTTCTCCTGTTTTGCCGTCGACATAGTATGATTCACCAAGTTTTCCCTGAACAACCTCGTTCTCACTTATTTGAAGAGATTCTAAAATCTCACATAGTTCTTCAGTTTCCATTTACGCTTAGAAGCTTGTAAACACGCTTTGGCAACAAAAAGAGTAGTATTCCAGAATAGACACGAAAATCACGTTAATATGGACTATAAAATTCCCCATTAACCAATAGACATCTAAGTGTCCCATATAACCTACACATTTACCAGATATCCTCTCATTTTCTGAGACTGTTATCCTTGTGCACTAGTTCAGTACTCTTTAAGAGTGATTTTAGCCAAAGATAGACATGTGGAACGTCTTAAATCGCCCTTGTCCCAAAGCCCTTTCGATATGAACCTGATGTCTTTAAAGACTCTTTTAGTAGGTAAGATCATGATCGACACATCATTTGtatgtttataatattctTTTTATCCCAAATATACACACCTCCAGGTTTACTAGGGATATGGACGCTGTTTGTGTTTGCCGGTGCTTACACACTTCAAGCTGAAGGGGTTGACGATGAACAATATACCCATACACGTGGGTTTCCCGCAGATGAACCATCAACAGATGTCAATTATAACTCCCTAGAGTCTTCTGTGGATCCTGACCAAGCGAATGGCCCAAAGGTTACTCGTATATGTGGACAGGTTTTTGGGCTGCAAGACCGTGAAAAGCTGGAAGCCCTAGTGACTTTAAACTTTGGAATGAGAGTAGCTCATATTGATAAATTTGGTGGGTATTGCTTCTTCAACATCCCTGTGGGCCGTTACATAATCTCAATTGTCCACAAAAACCATGACTTTCTGGATGTTCTCATTAGAATCAGAGAAATTAAAGGAAAGCTTTACATTTATCAAACAtatcatcatattcatgTCAAACCAAATGAAGTATTTTTTAATAAACTCTACCACAAACCATACATCAGTCCAAGACACAACGAACAATATAATGCATGGAGGCTATTTTTCAAACCCTATGTATTTCTCACATTACTGTTCATATTCACACTGAGTTTGCCAAAGACAATCAGCTATCGAAACTATAACAACATAAAGGTTGGTGAAAAAATTGTCGACCACTTTAAGGACCAACTTTCAAAAAAACGAAAACTATCGCACGAAGACTACATAAATGGTCTAAAGTACTCCTATTTGCTCTCAAAATACTCCTACTTTAGAGGGAACAAAAAGGAAGGTGATAATGACGATCAGGAAAGTGAAGATAGCAGTTCTATAGACAGCGTAGACTCTGTTGAAAGCTTAGAGCATAACACTGAGGAGTATGCCAAGTTCAACTATGACTCTATCAAGAAATCTGATTTTACGTCTCCGTTCCTAAATTCGCTATTAAAGGCAGCCAAGTTTTGGGGAACTGGCTACAACTGGACGAGGTCTACTAGGATCTTTGACTATTAATTTCTTGTGTATACTATTCACTCTACGGTTTACTGGTATATAAGCTGAGTCTGTATTCATATAACGTACTAAAATTCCCAATGTGCGTACAACATCATATGCGGGTGTACCTGGAGGACGCTACTGAATTGCAACGAACGAACGATGAAGATTCCGTAACATAAAGCACCTATATATGATACAGTTTACTATTTAAGGTAAAAACGTTGTTATAAAAGTGGACAAATGCGCCAAAAATACGACACACAGACCTAGCAGGATCGCGGGGTGCGTCATGTC
Encoded here:
- a CDS encoding conserved hypothetical protein (encoded by transcript BEWA_052610A) — translated: METEELCEILESLQISENEVVQGKLGESYYVDGKTGEKFILPTKRPDGTLRKKIKVKPGYTPPEEQERYVHKHKRDNDAAKPSNGVSTPVNPVKANSNGSKKPTTDQKPIKTKAKSPESKHHPKKDKLETKKKPVPKAKEGGSGEKLAVTQVVCNIENVDEKTIVVESNDSAKSQPVEQNPNVEVDSKDESEIKNPQKTQEREKSVLSSEEKKIFNA
- a CDS encoding uncharacterized protein (encoded by transcript BEWA_052620A), which encodes MNLMSLKTLLVGLLGIWTLFVFAGAYTLQAEGVDDEQYTHTRGFPADEPSTDVNYNSLESSVDPDQANGPKVTRICGQVFGLQDREKLEALVTLNFGMRVAHIDKFGGYCFFNIPVGRYIISIVHKNHDFLDVLIRIREIKGKLYIYQTYHHIHVKPNEVFFNKLYHKPYISPRHNEQYNAWRLFFKPYVFLTLLFIFTLSLPKTISYRNYNNIKVGEKIVDHFKDQLSKKRKLSHEDYINGLKYSYLLSKYSYFRGNKKEGDNDDQESEDSSSIDSVDSVESLEHNTEEYAKFNYDSIKKSDFTSPFLNSLLKAAKFWGTGYNWTRSTRIFDY